One genomic segment of Carassius auratus strain Wakin chromosome 29, ASM336829v1, whole genome shotgun sequence includes these proteins:
- the LOC113047897 gene encoding ubiquitin-conjugating enzyme E2 N: protein MAGLPRRIIKETQRLLAEPVTGIRAEPDEGNARYFHVVIAGPQDSPFEGGTFKLELFLPEEYPMAAPKVRFMTKIYHPNVDKLGRICLDILKDKWSPALQIRTVLLSIQALLSAPNPDDPLANDVAEQWKSNEAQAIETARTWTRLYAGNNIDV from the exons ATGGCTGGATTGCCTCGCAGGATTATTAAG GAGACGCAGCGCTTGTTGGCCGAGCCTGTGACTGGAATCAGAGCAGAACCTGATGAGGGAAATGCTCGATATTTCCATGTGGTGATCGCTGGGCCGCAGGATTCACCTTTCGAAGGCGGGACGTTCAAACTGGAGCTGTTCCTCCCAGAGGAGTATCCCATGGCTGCTCCCAAAGTCCGATTCATGACCAAAATCTACCATCCTAATGTAGACAAACTGGGCAGGATCTGTCTGGACATCCTGAAAG ATAAATGGTCTCCAGCTCTTCAGATCCGAACAGTGCTGCTCTCTATCCAGGCTTTACTAAGCGCTCCGAACCCTGATGATCCGCTGGCTAATGATGTCGCTGAACAGTGGAAGAGCAACGAGGCTCAAGCCATTGAAACAG cccgGACATGGACCAGGCTTTATGCCGGCAACAACATTGATGTTTAG
- the LOC113048598 gene encoding 39S ribosomal protein L42, mitochondrial isoform X1: MASGHISRLANLFNRANTSRNIRQLQAGTLLSSNNKSTVRGLSTNDNSNVEIAVTSDGNTIVCYHPTVDIPYELTQPIVRPDAVSDHAETHEQVLKARLGKEVLNNKQAPTIEELSKMFYTTKHRWYPVGQYHSRRRNPNPPKDR; the protein is encoded by the exons ATGGCGTCGGGTCACATCAGCAGACTGGCTAACCTGTTTAACCGAGCGAACACCAGCAGAAATATTAGACAGCTCCAAG caggAACTTTACTGTCATCTAACAACAAATCTACAGTCAGAGGTTTATCCACTAATGACAACAG TAATGTGGAAATCGCTGTGACATCTGATGGAAACACAATAGTGTGTTACCATCCCACAGTCGACATTCCCTATGAGCTCACACAG ccgATCGTCAGGCCGGACGCCGTCAGTGATCATGCAGAGACGCACGAGCAGGTGCTCAAAGCCAGACTCGGTAAAGAGGTTTTAAATAACAAACAGGCCCCGACCATAGAAGAGCTCAGTAAGATGTTTTACACCACCAAACACCGCTGGTACCCCGTCGGACA GTATCACTCCAGACGCAGAAACCCAAATCCTCCCAAAGACCGATAG
- the LOC113048598 gene encoding 39S ribosomal protein L42, mitochondrial isoform X2 — MASGHISRLANLFNRANTSRNIRQLQGTLLSSNNKSTVRGLSTNDNSNVEIAVTSDGNTIVCYHPTVDIPYELTQPIVRPDAVSDHAETHEQVLKARLGKEVLNNKQAPTIEELSKMFYTTKHRWYPVGQYHSRRRNPNPPKDR; from the exons ATGGCGTCGGGTCACATCAGCAGACTGGCTAACCTGTTTAACCGAGCGAACACCAGCAGAAATATTAGACAGCTCCAAG gAACTTTACTGTCATCTAACAACAAATCTACAGTCAGAGGTTTATCCACTAATGACAACAG TAATGTGGAAATCGCTGTGACATCTGATGGAAACACAATAGTGTGTTACCATCCCACAGTCGACATTCCCTATGAGCTCACACAG ccgATCGTCAGGCCGGACGCCGTCAGTGATCATGCAGAGACGCACGAGCAGGTGCTCAAAGCCAGACTCGGTAAAGAGGTTTTAAATAACAAACAGGCCCCGACCATAGAAGAGCTCAGTAAGATGTTTTACACCACCAAACACCGCTGGTACCCCGTCGGACA GTATCACTCCAGACGCAGAAACCCAAATCCTCCCAAAGACCGATAG
- the LOC113047898 gene encoding anoctamin-6-like, which produces MSEAEDNDILELDSETEEDVEMTVMTDVVYSEELPTYKSMPKGQAVPKVERAEFNGNPDSLFFNDGKRRIDFVLVYEDESKSLSDKKGSVMRRKQRRREFFEGSLMNMHVELEATKSVVDEKLIYVKVHMPFEVLCTYAEVMHIKLPIQPNDLAPQSSVYNCFTRHFYPSEDVIPKEPDFFTAPFRNDQLKCFYMKDKEQFFTPALRSRMAYYILSRAPYDVKGSVKKFGLNKLLDGGVYKAAYPLHDCRFNVKSKEPDCPNERFLLYNEWAHPKSFYKMQPLDLIRKYFGEKIGIYFAWLGFYTVMLTLAATVGLGCFIYGYTTRESSTWSKEVCDPEIGGEIIMCPQCDQICPYWRLNTTCESSKRLCIFDNYGTLVFAIFMSVWVTLFLEFWKRYQAELEHDWDTVEFLQQEEQPRPEYEAKCVYERENPVTRETEKVPYTACGKCMRVSCGIGTVLFWVLLIIASVVGVIVYRLAMFITFSSKLRTELNRKELEPFKEYITPQMATSITASIISFIFIMILNCVYERVAIWITDFELPRTKTEYENSLTLKMFLFQFVNYYSSCFYIAFFKGKVVGYPGQPVYWFGAFRNEECDPGGCLTELTTQLSIIMTGKAIWNNIQEVLMPWVKNLIFRHCTQVGSEKVIPRWEQDYQLQPIGKLGLFYEYLEMVIQFGFVTLFVASFPLAPLLALFNNLCEIRVDAWKFTTQSRRVVPEKAQDIGAWQPILQGVSILAVVTNAAIIAFTSDMIPRLVYYWAFSASPYSDGSEHTMVGYINNSLSIFNISDFSSTKRPNEDITPYWFNNITTCRYRDFRYPPGHPKQYEFSIYYWHVIAAKLAFMIVVEHIVYFTKFILAYVIPDVPEALKEQIKRERYLTQVILHETNIKQFKELMKPVADNLQNEIEDPELELKL; this is translated from the exons ATGAGTGAAGCAGAAGACAATGATATTCTTGAGCTGGACTCAGAAACAGAGGAAGACGTGGAGATGACTGTTATGACAGATGTGG TTTATTCTGAAGAGTTGCCAACATACAAATCTATGCCTAAAGGTCAAGCTGTGCCAAAAGTGGAACGG GCTGAATTCAACGGTAACCCGGATTCACTATTTTTCAACGATGGAAAGAGAAGGATTGACTTTGTTTTGGTCTATGAGGACGAGTCTAAAAGTTTATCTGATAAAAAAGGCTCAGTTATGAGGAGAAAA CAAAGACGCAGAGAGTTTTTCGAAGGCAGCCTGATGAATATGCATGTGGAATTGGAAGCGACAAAATCC GTAGTGGATGAGAAGCTCATCTATGTGAAAGTACACATGCCTTTTGAGGTTTTGTGCACTTATGCTGAAGTCATGCACATCAAACTGCCCATCCAGCCCAATGATCTCGCCCCGCAATCATCCGTGTACAACTGCTTCACACGTCACTTCTACCCCAGCGAGGACGTCATCCCCAAGGAGCCCGACTTCTTCACAGCTCCTTTCCGAAATGATCAGCTGAAGTGTTTTTATATGAAGGACAAAGAGCAGTTCTTCACGCCGGCCTTGAGGAGCAGAATG GCGTACTACATCCTGAGCCGAGCGCCGTATGACGTCAAAGGAAGTGTGAAGAAGTTTGGCTTGAATAAGCTGCTGGATGGAGGTGTGTATAAGGCTGCGTATCCATTACATGAT TGCAGGTTTAATGTGAAATCTAAAGAGCCCGATTGTCCTAATGAGAGATTTCTGCTGTATAATGAGTGGGCTCATCCCAAGAGCTTCTACAAGATGCAGCCGCTGGACCTGATCAG GAAGTATTTCGGTGAGAAGATCGGCATATATTTCGCCTGGTTGGGTTTCTACACAGTCATGTTGACTCTCGCTGCTACAGTCGGACTCGGTTGTTTCATATACGGATACACAACCAGAGAGAGCAGCACATGGAG CAAAGAGGTGTGTGACCCTGAGATTGGTGGAGAAATCATCATGTGTCCACAGTGTGATCAAATCTGTCCGTACTGGAGGCTCAACACCACTTGTGAGTCATCTAAA AGACTGTGTATATTTGATAACTATGGGACGTTAGTGTTTGCCATCTTCATGTCTGTTTGGG TGACTCTGTTTCTGGAGTTCTGGAAGCGCTATCAGGCCGAACTGGAGCACGACTGGGACACGGTGGAGTTTCTTCAGCAGGAGGAACAGCCTCGACCTGAATACGAGGCCAAATGCGTCTATGAGAGAGAGAACCCTGTTACACGG GAAACAGAGAAGGTGCCGTACACGGCCTGTGGCAAGTGCATGAGAGTGTCGTGTGGCATCGGCACTGTGTTATTCTGG GTTCTGTTGATCATAGCGTCGGTGGTCGGCGTGATCGTGTATCGTTTGGCGATGTTTATCACTTTCTCTTCGAAGCTGCGCACTGAACTGAACAGAAAGGAACTGGAGCCGTTCAAAGAGTACATCACCCCTCAGATGGCCACGTCCATCACGGCCTCCATCATCAGCTTCATCTTCATCATGATTCTCAACTGCGTCTACGAGAGAGTGGCCATCTGGATCACAGACTTCG AGCTGCCACGGACTAAAACAGAGTACGAGAACAGCCTGACGCTGAAGATGTTCCTCTTTCAGTTTGTGAACTACTACTCGTCCTGCTTCTACATCGCTTTCTTCAAAGGGAAGGTGGTGGGATATCCGGGACAGCCCGTCTACTGGTTTGGTGCTTTCCGTAATGAGGAG TGTGATCCCGGCGGCTGCCTGACTGAACTGACCacacagctgtcaatcatcaTGACAGGAAAGGCCATCTGGAACAACATACAGGAAGTCCTTATGCC GTGGGTGAAGAATCTGATATTTCGTCACTGCACCCAGGTGGGTTCAGAAAAAGTGATTCCTCGCTGGGAACAGGACTATCAGCTCCAGCCAATAGGAAAGCTCGGCCTGTTTTATGAATATCTGGAGATGG TGATCCAGTTTGGTTTCGTGACTCTGTTCGTGGCGTCCTTCCCGTTGGCTCCTCTCCTGGCGCTGTTCAACAATCTGTGTGAAATCCGTGTGGACGCCTGGAAGTTCACGACTCAGTCTCGCCGGGTCGTTCCAGAAAAGGCCCAGGACATCGGCGCCTGGCAGCCCATCCTGCAGGGGGTGTCGATTCTAGCCGTGGTCACAAAT GCTGCCATCATTGCCTTCACTTCTGACATGATCCCTCGCCTGGTTTATTACTGGGCGTTTTCTGCCAGCCCTTATTCAGATGGATCTGAACACACTATGGTGGGCTACATCAACAACTCCCTGTCTATCTTCAACATTTCAGACTTCAGTTCGACGAAGAGGCCGAATGAGGACATCACACCGTACTGGTTTAACAACATCACCACATGCCG GTATCGTGATTTCAGGTATCCTCCGGGTCATCCTAAACAATATGAATTCAGCATTTATTATTGGCATGTTATTGCTGCCAAACTGGCTTTTATGATTGTGGTTGAG cacattgtttatttcaccAAGTTCATACTGGCCTACGTGATCCCAGACGTGCCTGAAGCTCTGAAGGAGCAGATCAAACGCGAGCGTTACCTGACGCAGGTCATCCTGCACGAAACCAACATCAAACAATTCAAGGAGCTCATGAAGCCCGTGGCTGACAATCTACAGAACGAGATTGAGGACCCAGAGTTAGAACTGAAACTGTGA